TCCTTGCCAGGATGAAGGAATATTGTGATGAGGAAGGGTACAAAATGTTAGCATCTAAGATAGTTGGACTTTAAGGCAGACAAGTATGCTCTACAACCTCCATACCCACTCATCCTCAAACAATCCGAATGTCTTCGAAATCGTAAATCGCTATCCTTACGAAGCCATTGATGTACCTTATTTTTCCACAGGCATCCATCCCTGGCATATTGACGAAAGTAAAATCGAAGAGCACCTTTCTATAATTGAAGAGCGCCTACAGCAACCTAATTGCCTTGCCCTTGGTGAATGCGGGCTGGACAAGCGTATCGAAATTCCGCTGGATGTGCAGCAAACAGTGTTTGAAAAACAGTTGTTATTAGCAAAAAAATACCAAAAACCCGTAATTTTGCATCTTGTTGCCGCGTTTCAGGAGCTCATCGAAATAAAGAACAGGGTACAGCCCGGCGTACCGATGATGGTACACGGCTTTTCGAAAAATGCGCAGGTTGCAAAGCAATTGCTGGATAGCGGCTTTTACCTTTCCTTTGGAAAATACCTGTTGCGCAACCCTGAACTGTCGACAGTTTTGGCAGAAGTGCCGCACGACAGGTTTTTCCTGGAAACCGATACGATTGAGGAAAGTATTGCCGAAGTATATGAGAAAGCAGCGCTGGCACGGAATACAACTATTGAAGATATTAGAAATACGATAAGCACTAATTTTAAAACCGTTTTTAAAAATGGCTGAATGGACAGAGCGTGCCGAACTCTTATTTAAGAAGGAAGGCCTGGAGAAATTGAAGAATTCGCATGTGATGGTAGTCGGTATGGGGGGCGTTGGGTCGTTTGCCGCAGAATTTATTGCAAGGGCAGGAGTGGGCACCATGACCATTGTGGATGGCGACGTGGTGGATATCACCAACATCAACCGCCAGCTTCCGGCGCTGCATTCTACGGTAG
Above is a genomic segment from Flavobacterium album containing:
- a CDS encoding TatD family hydrolase — translated: MLYNLHTHSSSNNPNVFEIVNRYPYEAIDVPYFSTGIHPWHIDESKIEEHLSIIEERLQQPNCLALGECGLDKRIEIPLDVQQTVFEKQLLLAKKYQKPVILHLVAAFQELIEIKNRVQPGVPMMVHGFSKNAQVAKQLLDSGFYLSFGKYLLRNPELSTVLAEVPHDRFFLETDTIEESIAEVYEKAALARNTTIEDIRNTISTNFKTVFKNG